One Oceanibaculum indicum P24 DNA segment encodes these proteins:
- a CDS encoding efflux RND transporter periplasmic adaptor subunit, which yields MSAGWKILAGLLVLAAAGGGVAYHLKAERSAAVAQSANGQTAKPAPQQNAGPPVEVAEVTVDTVRTEITAVGSLLPNEAVTIQPEISGRISRILFEDVQRVERGAPLVELDKDILQAELAQAQANLSLSKANYDRADTLLKQGTGTVRARDEAVARLRSDEAGVDLAKARLDKATIRAPFSGVLGLRSISLGRYVTPADTIVTLQQIDPLKAEFRVPEVYLTAVRVGQKIEMTANALAGQSFTGEIYAIDPQIDVNGRSLRIRALVPNPDLALSPGLFIRLTIIAETRPDAVLVPESSVTPVGQKRFVYRLVEDKAVLTEVQLGERRPGLVEVLSGLKPKDVVVVAGQLRLRDGIKVDVVGRGAPVAGTGRTAPGS from the coding sequence ATGAGCGCAGGCTGGAAGATTCTGGCGGGGCTGCTGGTACTGGCTGCCGCAGGCGGCGGGGTGGCCTATCATCTGAAGGCTGAGCGGTCCGCCGCGGTAGCCCAAAGTGCGAATGGCCAGACCGCAAAACCCGCGCCGCAGCAGAATGCCGGCCCGCCAGTCGAGGTCGCCGAGGTGACCGTCGATACGGTGCGTACGGAAATCACTGCCGTCGGCTCGCTGCTGCCGAACGAGGCGGTGACGATCCAGCCGGAAATCTCTGGCCGAATCTCGCGCATCCTGTTCGAGGATGTGCAGCGCGTTGAGCGCGGCGCCCCGCTGGTCGAGCTGGACAAGGATATCCTCCAGGCCGAACTCGCCCAGGCGCAGGCCAACCTGTCGCTTTCCAAGGCTAATTACGACCGGGCCGACACGCTGTTGAAGCAGGGCACCGGCACGGTGCGCGCGCGCGACGAGGCGGTTGCCCGGCTGCGCTCCGACGAGGCCGGTGTCGATCTCGCCAAGGCGCGGCTGGACAAGGCGACGATCCGCGCGCCCTTCTCCGGCGTGCTGGGTCTGCGCAGCATCAGCCTCGGCCGTTATGTGACGCCGGCTGATACTATTGTAACCTTGCAGCAGATCGATCCGCTGAAGGCGGAATTCCGGGTGCCGGAAGTCTATCTGACGGCGGTCCGCGTCGGCCAGAAGATCGAGATGACCGCCAACGCGCTGGCCGGCCAGAGCTTCACCGGCGAAATCTACGCCATCGACCCGCAGATCGATGTGAATGGCCGCTCGCTGCGCATCCGCGCGCTGGTGCCCAACCCCGATCTCGCCCTGTCGCCCGGCCTGTTCATCCGCCTGACCATCATTGCCGAGACCCGGCCGGATGCCGTGCTGGTGCCGGAATCCTCGGTCACGCCGGTCGGCCAGAAGCGCTTCGTCTATCGGCTGGTCGAGGATAAGGCGGTGCTGACCGAGGTGCAGCTTGGCGAGCGCCGGCCCGGCCTGGTCGAGGTGCTGTCCGGGCTGAAGCCGAAGGACGTCGTGGTCGTCGCCGGGCAGCTCCGGCTGCGCGATGGCATCAAGGTCGATGTGGTCGGTCGTGGCGCGCCGGTCGCCGGCACTGGCCGCACCGCCCCCGGCAGCTAA
- a CDS encoding GldG family protein → MAKTPQTRSSLVRPSYAWLSLALVALLFVAVNVYSSVTFTSARLDLTEDRLYTLSSGTRETLSKIEEPITLRFFFSERLGRELPAYAAYGQRVRNLLQEYANLAGGKIQLEIFDPEPFSTVEDRAVSFGLQGVPIDQSGEQVYFGLVGTNLTDDEQVIPFFQPERERFLEYDLTRIVNNLANPERKVVGMIAGLPLEGRFMPGGQVAPPWTILQQMRQVFQVRTIGTAIDRVAPDVDVLFVVHPKNLPEKTLYAIDQFMMAGGRAIFFVDPYSEADATIPDPSGQPKLDTASALPALFDKWGVTVSQGEVVGDRRAARRVNAGAGSQVVPVDFVVWLNLQRGNINQDLPVTGELQRLSMASAGAVGLAEGAGLTMTPLITTSPESMMIPVDRLRPRPDPQGLLREYKPGGEAKVLAARFQGRLATAFPDGRPVPEGETPGDAGAPKELPEFRTESQGEAMFAVIADTDLLDDRFWVQVQDFFGQQVVTPFANNGDFVMNLLESLSGSSALVDLRGRGMIARPFTVIEEMRREADQRFRAQEEALQERLQASLARLEELRSKDAPGGGAILTNAQRAEIAKIQEDILEARRELRTVQRSLREDIDALQTRLLFLNIGLVPLLVVLAAILVGLARAARRRRGAISATPSGKGASA, encoded by the coding sequence ATGGCCAAGACCCCGCAAACCCGTTCCTCTCTTGTGCGTCCTTCCTATGCCTGGCTGTCGCTGGCGCTGGTCGCGCTGCTGTTCGTCGCGGTCAATGTCTATTCCAGCGTCACCTTCACCTCGGCCCGGCTCGACCTGACTGAGGACCGGCTCTACACCCTGTCGTCCGGCACGCGCGAGACGCTGTCGAAGATCGAGGAGCCGATCACCCTGCGCTTCTTCTTCTCCGAGCGGCTGGGGCGCGAGCTGCCGGCCTATGCCGCCTATGGCCAGCGCGTGCGCAACCTGCTGCAGGAATACGCCAATCTGGCCGGCGGGAAGATCCAGCTGGAGATTTTCGACCCCGAGCCCTTCTCGACCGTGGAGGACCGCGCGGTCAGCTTCGGGCTGCAGGGCGTGCCCATCGACCAGTCCGGCGAGCAGGTCTATTTCGGCCTGGTCGGCACCAACCTGACCGATGACGAGCAGGTCATCCCCTTCTTCCAGCCGGAGCGCGAGCGCTTCCTGGAGTATGACCTGACCCGCATCGTGAACAATCTGGCCAACCCGGAACGCAAGGTGGTCGGCATGATCGCCGGCCTGCCGCTGGAAGGGCGCTTCATGCCCGGCGGGCAGGTCGCCCCGCCCTGGACGATCCTGCAGCAGATGCGACAGGTCTTTCAGGTGCGCACCATCGGCACCGCCATCGACCGGGTGGCGCCGGATGTCGATGTGCTGTTCGTCGTGCATCCGAAGAACCTGCCGGAAAAGACGCTCTACGCCATCGACCAGTTCATGATGGCCGGCGGCCGCGCGATCTTCTTCGTCGATCCCTATTCCGAGGCTGACGCCACTATCCCCGATCCGTCGGGCCAGCCGAAGCTGGATACGGCCAGCGCGCTGCCCGCCCTGTTCGATAAATGGGGTGTCACCGTCTCGCAGGGCGAGGTGGTCGGTGACCGCCGCGCCGCGCGCCGGGTGAATGCCGGCGCCGGCAGCCAGGTGGTGCCGGTCGATTTCGTGGTCTGGCTGAATCTGCAGCGCGGCAACATCAATCAGGATTTGCCGGTCACCGGTGAGTTGCAGCGCCTGTCCATGGCCAGCGCCGGCGCGGTCGGGCTGGCGGAGGGTGCCGGCCTCACCATGACGCCGCTGATCACCACCAGCCCGGAATCGATGATGATCCCGGTGGACCGGCTGCGGCCGCGCCCCGATCCGCAGGGGCTGCTGCGCGAGTACAAGCCGGGCGGTGAGGCGAAGGTGCTGGCCGCGCGCTTCCAGGGCCGGCTCGCGACCGCCTTCCCGGACGGCCGTCCGGTGCCCGAAGGCGAGACCCCAGGAGATGCTGGGGCGCCGAAGGAGCTGCCGGAGTTCCGCACCGAATCGCAGGGCGAGGCGATGTTCGCGGTAATCGCCGATACCGACCTGCTGGATGACCGATTCTGGGTCCAGGTGCAGGATTTCTTCGGCCAGCAGGTGGTCACGCCGTTCGCCAACAATGGCGACTTCGTCATGAACCTGCTGGAGAGCCTGTCAGGCAGTTCGGCGCTGGTCGATCTGCGCGGGCGCGGCATGATCGCCCGGCCCTTCACGGTGATCGAGGAAATGCGCCGCGAGGCCGACCAGCGCTTCCGCGCGCAGGAGGAGGCGCTGCAGGAACGCCTGCAGGCCTCGCTGGCCCGGCTGGAGGAGCTGCGCTCCAAGGACGCGCCCGGCGGCGGTGCCATCCTGACCAACGCGCAGCGCGCCGAGATCGCCAAGATTCAGGAGGATATTCTGGAGGCGCGGCGTGAGCTGCGCACCGTGCAGCGCTCCCTGCGCGAGGATATCGACGCGCTGCAGACCCGCCTGCTGTTCCTGAATATCGGTCTGGTGCCGCTGCTCGTGGTGCTGGCCGCTATCCTTGTCGGCCTCGCCCGCGCCGCCCGGCGCCGGCGAGGGGCGATTTCCGCAACGCCTTCGGGGAAAGGAGCATCCGCATGA
- a CDS encoding ABC transporter permease: MGVWAIFKRELASYFLTPLAYIFIVIFLMLTATFTFFVGSFFEAGQASLQGFFGFHPWLYLVLTPAVAMRLWAEERKSGTLELLLTLPVSIGSAVAGKFLAAWAFTTIALALTFPLWITVNYLGDPDNGVILASYIGSALLAGAYLALGSALSALTRNQIIAFVLTAAVGVLFVSAGSSLVLSFFTGWAPAPMLEALRSFSFLAHFQDITRGVIDLRDVIFYLSAILAFLWATALLVDLKKGR, encoded by the coding sequence ATGGGTGTCTGGGCAATCTTCAAGCGCGAGCTGGCGAGCTATTTCCTGACGCCGCTGGCCTATATCTTCATCGTCATCTTCCTGATGCTGACGGCGACCTTCACCTTCTTCGTCGGCAGTTTCTTCGAGGCCGGGCAGGCCAGCCTGCAGGGTTTCTTCGGCTTCCATCCCTGGCTCTATCTCGTGCTGACGCCGGCGGTGGCGATGCGGCTGTGGGCGGAGGAGCGCAAGAGCGGCACGCTGGAGCTGCTGCTGACCCTGCCGGTCTCCATCGGCAGCGCGGTTGCCGGCAAGTTCCTCGCCGCCTGGGCCTTCACGACAATCGCGTTGGCGCTGACCTTCCCGCTGTGGATCACCGTCAATTATCTGGGCGATCCGGATAATGGCGTGATCCTGGCATCCTATATCGGCAGCGCGCTGCTGGCCGGCGCCTATCTGGCGCTGGGCTCGGCCCTGTCCGCGCTGACCCGCAACCAGATCATCGCCTTCGTGCTGACGGCGGCAGTCGGTGTCCTCTTCGTCTCCGCCGGCTCCTCGCTGGTGCTGTCTTTCTTCACCGGCTGGGCGCCAGCGCCGATGCTGGAGGCGCTGCGCTCCTTCAGCTTCCTGGCGCATTTCCAGGACATCACGCGCGGCGTCATCGATCTGCGCGACGTCATTTTCTATCTCTCGGCGATCCTGGCCTTCCTGTGGGCCACGGCGCTGCTGGTCGATCTGAAGAAGGGGCGCTGA
- a CDS encoding glutathione S-transferase family protein codes for MSDQTGLTIWGRRSAFNVQKVMWLIGELDIPHTHIDAGGDAGGLDTPEFRAMNPHGRVPVIRDAARDGGGTVIWESHTILRYLAAVYGKESFWHDDPAARSRDECWMDWSATALQPAFLSGLFWGYYRTPEDRRDWTAIRVKQDACAQYMRVLDAELADRPYLSGDRLGLADIPAGACLFRYFGMGLDYPEVPNVQAWFARLQERPAYRAHVMLPFDNLYGRLAF; via the coding sequence GTGAGCGACCAAACTGGGCTCACCATCTGGGGCCGGCGCAGCGCCTTCAACGTGCAGAAGGTGATGTGGCTGATTGGCGAACTGGACATCCCGCACACCCATATCGATGCCGGGGGCGATGCCGGCGGGCTGGATACGCCGGAATTCCGCGCGATGAACCCGCATGGCAGGGTGCCGGTGATCCGCGATGCTGCCCGTGATGGGGGTGGCACGGTGATCTGGGAATCCCACACCATCCTGCGCTATCTGGCGGCGGTGTACGGCAAGGAGTCCTTCTGGCACGACGATCCGGCGGCCCGGTCCCGTGACGAGTGCTGGATGGACTGGTCGGCCACCGCCCTGCAGCCGGCTTTCCTCTCCGGCCTGTTCTGGGGCTATTACCGCACGCCGGAGGACAGGCGCGACTGGACCGCGATCCGGGTGAAGCAGGATGCCTGCGCCCAATATATGCGCGTGCTGGACGCCGAGCTTGCGGACCGGCCCTATCTCTCCGGCGACCGGCTGGGGCTGGCCGACATCCCGGCGGGGGCCTGCCTGTTCCGCTATTTCGGCATGGGGCTGGACTATCCCGAGGTGCCGAATGTCCAGGCCTGGTTCGCCCGGCTTCAGGAGCGCCCGGCCTATCGGGCGCATGTCATGCTGCCTTTCGATAACCTCTACGGACGGCTGGCGTTCTAG
- a CDS encoding DUF4340 domain-containing protein: MTARGFWILFVVTLLAVGAAGHAAWQRHAAAIGSVSAEPVFPNLTDRLNEVAAIQLEDRRDSVTLVRAGEGWVVENAHNYPARGEAVRALLLALADMRIVEAKTERPEMFARLEVEPLDAEEARSRRVTVLDGAGKVLAELIVGKKRFGQGGQPDAHYVRRPDGGQAFLAESRLDPRTEAIDWLDRRIADVSRGRVKQVVIDHPEGGSLTVAKDSREGNEFRIVDLPEGMKVENQFTVNATAGTLDKLVFDAVMPAEGIALQEAVTRYTTFDGLAVTIGFAERDGKLWTRYTAAALPDAADEVKAEAAEINARAEGWAYRLADFKNEQLRRKLEDLAKKQEGSS, encoded by the coding sequence ATGACCGCCCGCGGCTTCTGGATCCTGTTCGTCGTGACCCTGCTCGCGGTCGGCGCCGCCGGCCATGCCGCCTGGCAGCGCCACGCTGCGGCCATCGGCAGCGTCAGCGCCGAGCCGGTGTTCCCCAACCTGACCGACCGGCTGAACGAGGTTGCCGCCATCCAGCTGGAGGATCGCCGCGACAGCGTGACGCTGGTCCGGGCCGGCGAGGGCTGGGTAGTCGAGAATGCGCATAATTACCCGGCGCGCGGCGAGGCGGTGCGCGCGCTGCTGCTGGCGCTTGCCGACATGCGGATTGTCGAGGCCAAGACCGAGCGGCCGGAGATGTTCGCCCGGCTGGAGGTCGAGCCGCTGGATGCGGAAGAGGCGCGCTCCCGCCGGGTCACCGTGCTGGATGGCGCCGGCAAGGTGCTGGCGGAGCTGATCGTCGGCAAGAAGCGCTTCGGCCAAGGCGGTCAGCCTGACGCGCATTATGTGCGCCGGCCCGATGGCGGGCAGGCCTTCCTGGCGGAAAGCCGGCTCGACCCGCGCACCGAGGCCATCGACTGGCTGGACCGGCGCATCGCCGACGTGTCGCGCGGCCGGGTGAAGCAGGTGGTCATTGATCATCCTGAGGGTGGCAGCCTGACGGTCGCCAAGGACAGCCGCGAGGGCAATGAGTTCCGCATCGTCGATCTGCCCGAGGGCATGAAGGTGGAGAACCAGTTCACCGTGAACGCCACCGCCGGCACGCTGGACAAGCTGGTGTTCGACGCCGTGATGCCGGCCGAGGGGATCGCGCTGCAGGAGGCGGTGACGCGCTACACCACCTTCGACGGGCTGGCCGTGACCATCGGCTTTGCTGAGCGCGATGGCAAGCTGTGGACACGCTACACCGCTGCCGCGCTGCCCGATGCCGCGGACGAGGTGAAGGCGGAAGCCGCCGAGATCAATGCGCGGGCTGAGGGCTGGGCCTACCGGCTGGCCGACTTCAAGAACGAGCAGCTGCGCCGCAAGCTGGAGGACCTGGCGAAGAAGCAGGAAGGCTCCTCGTGA
- a CDS encoding ATP-binding cassette domain-containing protein, with translation MIKVSGLAKHFGPIRAVDGISFAVARGEVLGFLGPNGAGKSTTMKMITGFLEPTGGSAEVCGFDVGRQPIEVKRRIGYLPEGAPAYGDMTPLGFLGFCADVRGLKGADRKAKIEAAIDRTTLGGVLYQPIDTLSKGFKRRVGLAQALLHDPEVLVLDEPTDGLDPNQKHEVRTLIGSMAKDKAIIISTHILEEVDALCSRAVVIAGGQIVADGTPAELEARSRLHNAVTVRLKKSALPAARKALADIPGAAGLEEGDGTLTVLAQRRKTILPAVSQALRDADIAADEIRLERGRLDEVFRDITNPKKTGEQG, from the coding sequence ATGATCAAAGTCAGCGGATTGGCGAAACATTTCGGGCCGATCCGCGCCGTTGACGGCATTTCCTTCGCCGTCGCCAGGGGGGAGGTGCTGGGCTTCCTCGGCCCCAATGGCGCCGGCAAATCCACCACCATGAAGATGATAACCGGCTTTCTGGAGCCGACCGGGGGCAGCGCCGAGGTGTGCGGCTTCGATGTCGGCCGCCAGCCGATCGAAGTGAAGCGCCGCATCGGCTACCTGCCGGAAGGTGCGCCGGCCTATGGCGACATGACGCCGCTAGGGTTCCTTGGATTCTGCGCCGATGTGCGCGGGCTGAAGGGCGCCGACCGCAAGGCGAAGATCGAGGCCGCCATCGACCGCACCACGCTGGGCGGCGTGCTGTATCAGCCGATCGACACGCTGTCCAAGGGCTTCAAGCGCCGCGTCGGGCTCGCGCAGGCGCTGCTGCATGACCCCGAGGTGCTGGTGCTGGACGAGCCGACCGACGGTCTCGACCCCAACCAGAAGCATGAGGTGCGCACGCTGATCGGCAGCATGGCGAAGGACAAGGCCATCATCATCTCGACCCACATCCTGGAGGAGGTGGACGCGCTGTGCAGCCGCGCCGTCGTGATTGCCGGCGGGCAGATCGTCGCCGACGGTACCCCAGCTGAGCTGGAAGCGCGGTCGCGCCTGCATAACGCGGTCACGGTGCGGCTGAAGAAGAGTGCTCTGCCCGCCGCCCGCAAGGCGCTGGCGGATATTCCGGGCGCGGCCGGCCTGGAGGAGGGGGATGGCACGCTGACCGTGCTGGCCCAGCGCCGCAAGACCATCCTGCCGGCGGTCAGCCAGGCGCTGCGCGATGCCGATATCGCGGCGGACGAAATCCGGCTGGAGCGCGGCCGCCTCGATGAGGTGTTCCGCGACATCACCAATCCGAAAAAGACCGGGGAACAGGGCTAA